The Tenuifilum sp. 4138str genome contains the following window.
CTGGTTAAGCTACCCTCAATTGATTCAATTGCGGTTAGGATGCCAACTAAAGCCATTATTCCTAATGAGATTATTAGAATGGTAAGAATGGATCTAAGCTTTGTGGCTAGAATTGAGTTTAATGAAATTCGAAAAATTTCGCCGTATAGGGTTAAAATCCGCTTCATGTTTTTGAATATTTCTTTTTCAAATTTAGGTATAAGTTTAAACTTTCTGGTTCACTAAAAGCTAAATCATACAAATTGAAACAAAAAATCGATTAGGTTTGCAGATCAATAAACATTCGACATGAAATTAGAAAAAAGGATTAACGCGTTTGTTAAGCTCGGGCAACAGTTACCCGTTGCGGTTCGTGATCCAAATCACCCGTTAGGACATAATGCCCTTACTGCTCAACATATTAACCCGTGGTTTACTCCTGAAAATGTGATTTGTGCGGTTGACTCAATTGCCCATGAGTGGCTACACACCGATAAACTTGAAGAGTGGATAAAAGTATATCCGGAACAATACTTTAACCCAGACCTTAAAAAAAACGTTGGGGTTATAATGGCAGGGAATATTCCCCTGGTTGGATTCCACGATTTTCTGTGTGTCCTCATTGCTGGCCATAAAATCATTATCAAACTTTCGTCAAAGGATGGGGATTTAATGGGGGCTGTTGCTAAAATGCTGATTGACATTGAACCTGCATTTGGCGATTGCATCCAAGTATCCGAAGGCCCAATTAAGGGTTACGATGCGGTTATAGCAACGGGTAGCGATAGCTCAGTTCGCTACTTTGACTTTTACTTCCGGAACTACCCATCGTTGATACGTGGGCATAGGAATGGGTTGGCATTACTGTCGGGCAATGAAACCGACGATGAATTAGCACTACTTTCCGACGATATTTTTACCTATTTTGGCCTAGGATGCAGAAATGTGTCAAAACTACTTGTCCCTGAAGGGTATAATTTTAATAGGCTAATTGGTAGTATGAGTAGATGGAAAAATCTTGTAAATCACCATAGGTATGCCAATAATTACGAGTATAATAGAACGATACTGTTAATGAACCAAACACCCCACCTCGATACAGGTTTTGCCCTAATTGTGCCAAATGAGAAACTCGATGCTCAGGTTGCCACGGTTAACTACCAGGAGTATTCGGGGATTAATTCGGCTATTGATTATATCAAAGTAAACGATTCAAAAATTCAATGCGTTGCTACGCAGCTAAGTATAGACCATAGCCGGAGAGTTCAATTAGGCGATACCCAAAAACCTAAGCTGAACGATTACTCCGACGGAGTAGATACCATTGAGTTCTTAGGAACATTAGGGTAAATGGTTTTTTCCTCGAATTTTTTAGAAATGTTCAATATTGATGCTATTTTTGTATTAATAAACTTATTGCGATGATTTACAAGTTTAGAATGCTATCGGACGAGGATGAGCTATTCCTGCGCGATTTTGAGGTAGATGCAGATAGTACTTTTTACACTTTCCATAAGGCTATACAGGAAAACCTAGGTTTTGACCCTGGTCAGCTAGCCTCGTTCTTTTTGGCCGATGAGCAATGGAACAAGGGGATGGAACTTACGCTGATTGACATGCAGAACGATACCGAGATGGCTGCCATACCCATGGATAAGGTAAAAATTAAGGAGTTGATGTGCAACCGTAGGGAGCGTTTGCTTTACGTGTACGATATTTTTACTGACCGAAGCCTTTTCATTGAGCTAATTGACATACTTGAACCCAATCCTGCTGTGAAATATCCGGTTTGTACCGCATCGGTTGGCGATGCACCTATTCAGCTAGCTGAGGATTTTGCCTTTGAGGAAGATATCCCACTTGAAGAGCCCAATGAAATAGATGATATTTTTGATGAGTATAACGATGAAGATGGGTTGGGCAATTTAGGTTTTGAGGATAAGGATGAGTGGTAACCTACTTCATTTATTCCTTCATTTTAACCTGGGCTGATTAATGTCCTTACCCGATAAATATCTGATTGTTCTTTTGGGACCAACCGGAGTGGGGAAAACGGAGTTGAGCCTTAAATTGGCTAAACACTTCAATACACCAATCATTTCGTGCGATTCCCGTCAGTTTTACCGGGAGATGCGAATAGGTACAGCCTTTCCCACGGAGTGGGAATTATCGCAGGCGCAGCATTACTTTATTGGGCACAAGTCGGTTGCTGAACGTTACAGCTGTGGCATGTTTGAGCTCGAGGCACTCGACTTGCTCAAGCAAATCTACCTTAGCAACGATTTTGCAATACTTGTAGGCGGTTCAGGGCTTTACATTGATGCGCTTCTAAATGGAATTGACGATTTTCCCACACCTGACCCTGAGCTGAGAAAAATGTTACAGCAACAGCTAAAAACCGAGGGTATTGAGAGCTTAAGGCATCAGCTTAAAATACTTGACCCAGAATACTACAATCAGGTTGATTTGAAGAATCCGCAAAGGGTATTAAAGGCTGTTGAGGTTTGCCTGCAAACAGGCAAAACCTTTAGCTCATTTTTAACAGCACCCAAAAAGGAGCGACCATTCATACCCATAAAAATTGGTTTAACCCGACCGCGCGAAGAGTTGTATGAGCGAATAAATAAAAGGGTTGACCAAATGATTGAGCTGGGTTTGGTTGATGAGGTAAAGCAACTTGTAGGTTTTAGAAATTATAATGCCCTTAATACGGTAGGTTACAAGGAGATATTTCAATACCTCGACGGTGAAATAACCCTTGAACAGGCTATAGAACTTATTAAGCGGAATACACGTCGGTATGCCAAACGGCAGCTGACATGGTGGGCTAGGGATAACGACATTTGTTGGTTTAACCCCGATAATCAAACCGAAATAATTGAATATATCGAAAGGTTATGCAGAACCAAGAACTAGCAAATAAGCGCAATTCCGAAATATTCCTTGAGGTTTTCACTGAAATTGAGCGGAGCCTAAAGGAAATATGCAAGGATGAATATACTACCAATTTTTCGGACTTGCTGCGCAAAGCTCGTAGCTTAAACCAGGTTGTGAATTACTATGCATCGGATTTAAAGGAATTCTCGCAGCTTAGGAATGCAATAGTTCATACCCGCAGGCAGAATTTCATAATTGCTGAGCCCCATCCAGATGTTGTGCAGGAAGTTATTCACATCAAAAACCTGCTGCAAAACCCGCCGGTTGTGAAAACAGTAATGAAGTTAAATCCCTATAGTGTATCACCTAGTGCTTCTGTAAAGGAGGTTTTAACTACCTTCGCCGAAAAGGGATTCATGCGATGCCCGGTAGTGGAAAACGGCAAAATAATCGGACTTATTACAGCCAAAACCATTGCGCGATGGTTGGTTAATAGCTCTGGAATAATTGATAACACTCCGGTTAGTCAACTTTTAAATTATATCGATGATGACGATTACTGTATAGTATCGGAAAATACCGATGTTGTATCGTTGATAGGCCTTTTCAATAATTCAGTTCGAAATGGTGCTTACCTGCAAGCGGCTTTAGTGACGCAGAAAGGTAAACCCGACAGTTTACTGGTTGGAATTATAACCCCAAGCGATTTCCCTTCTATTATTGGGCAATTAAAAGTTAAACATTAGTTTTGTACGGATTAGGGGCAAGTAGCCTTGAAACCGTATTATATCAAAACACTATGAACATGGAACAGGAAAAGAAAAAGAGTGAATTTCCGCATACCTATGTAATTATTTTTGCTCTTATTGTTTTTGCTGCGGTTTTGACCTGGTTTGTACCGGGGGGAGAATTTGCCAGGGAGGTAAAGAACGTTAATGGTATCGACCGTGAGGTAATTGTCCCGGGTTCCTTCCACCAGGTTGATAATCAACCACAGACCTGGCAAGTGTTTACATCTATTTTTCAGGGAATGAAGCGAACTTACGATATCATTTTTTACATTCTAATGATTGGTGGGGCATTTTGGTTGCTCAATGAGAGTAAGGCGCTTGATGTTGCTATTCTTTCGTTCCTAAACTTTACCAAACGTATTGAGCGGTTTAAACCGCTAAAGGTGATTGGTGTCGATAATCTTGTTATAACACTAATTATGATTTGCTTCAGCTTTTTTGGTGCGGTAATTGGTATGAGTGAAGAAACCATTGCTTTTGTTGTGATTTTTGTACCGCTTGCCATAAGTATGGGCTACGATTCCATTGTGGGAATAAGCTTATGTTTCCTGGGTGCGGGTTTAGGCTTTGCAAGCGCCTTACTAAATCCTTTTACCATTGGTATTGCTCAGGGTTTGTCGGGGATTCAGCTATTTTCGGGCATTGAGTATAGGTTTGTTATATGGTTGGTTATAAACACTATAGGCATTGGCTATGTGATTTGGTATGCCCGTAGGATTAAAAAGAATCCAAAACTATCGCCCGTTTATGAAATTGATGAGTACTGGAGGCACAAAGCGGCTCATGAGGAGAACGGAACCAAATCAAAACCCGGCAAGAGCGCGTGGGCTACATTTATTGGGCTAGCGGTAGTTTTTGCCATTTTTTCATACTATTACCCAATAAGCCATTTGGTTGTGGGGCAAAGCATCATCTCTGTACCAATTATTCCGATTGCTACGGTTGTATGGATTTTGGTTGGAATTTTGGCGCTAAGACATTCGGTTCAGCTTTTCATAGTTAATATACTGCTTTTCACCATTCTATTTTTGATAGTGGGTGTAATGGGATATGGCTGGTATATCAAGGAGATAGCAACACTCTTCCTGGTGATGGGTTTGCTGGCTGGGATTGCATTTGGAAAAAATGCAAACGACCTTGCACGTTCGTTTATTGCTGGAGCAAAGGATATCATGTCGGCAGCACTTGTTGTTGGTTTGGCAAGCGGTATTGTTGTAATACTGGAGCAAGGGCGTATAATCGATTCACTGCTGAACTACTCGGCCGAAGCTATGATGGGTTATGGTAAGGTTACATCCATTGCCATTATGTATGTATTTTACAATCTATTGAATCTCATAATTGCATCGGGTTCGGCTAAGGCTGCGCTTACCATTCCATTGATGTCGCAGTTT
Protein-coding sequences here:
- a CDS encoding aldehyde dehydrogenase, encoding MKLEKRINAFVKLGQQLPVAVRDPNHPLGHNALTAQHINPWFTPENVICAVDSIAHEWLHTDKLEEWIKVYPEQYFNPDLKKNVGVIMAGNIPLVGFHDFLCVLIAGHKIIIKLSSKDGDLMGAVAKMLIDIEPAFGDCIQVSEGPIKGYDAVIATGSDSSVRYFDFYFRNYPSLIRGHRNGLALLSGNETDDELALLSDDIFTYFGLGCRNVSKLLVPEGYNFNRLIGSMSRWKNLVNHHRYANNYEYNRTILLMNQTPHLDTGFALIVPNEKLDAQVATVNYQEYSGINSAIDYIKVNDSKIQCVATQLSIDHSRRVQLGDTQKPKLNDYSDGVDTIEFLGTLG
- a CDS encoding IS1096 element passenger TnpR family protein, whose translation is MIYKFRMLSDEDELFLRDFEVDADSTFYTFHKAIQENLGFDPGQLASFFLADEQWNKGMELTLIDMQNDTEMAAIPMDKVKIKELMCNRRERLLYVYDIFTDRSLFIELIDILEPNPAVKYPVCTASVGDAPIQLAEDFAFEEDIPLEEPNEIDDIFDEYNDEDGLGNLGFEDKDEW
- the miaA gene encoding tRNA (adenosine(37)-N6)-dimethylallyltransferase MiaA, with protein sequence MSLPDKYLIVLLGPTGVGKTELSLKLAKHFNTPIISCDSRQFYREMRIGTAFPTEWELSQAQHYFIGHKSVAERYSCGMFELEALDLLKQIYLSNDFAILVGGSGLYIDALLNGIDDFPTPDPELRKMLQQQLKTEGIESLRHQLKILDPEYYNQVDLKNPQRVLKAVEVCLQTGKTFSSFLTAPKKERPFIPIKIGLTRPREELYERINKRVDQMIELGLVDEVKQLVGFRNYNALNTVGYKEIFQYLDGEITLEQAIELIKRNTRRYAKRQLTWWARDNDICWFNPDNQTEIIEYIERLCRTKN
- a CDS encoding CBS domain-containing protein, with protein sequence MQNQELANKRNSEIFLEVFTEIERSLKEICKDEYTTNFSDLLRKARSLNQVVNYYASDLKEFSQLRNAIVHTRRQNFIIAEPHPDVVQEVIHIKNLLQNPPVVKTVMKLNPYSVSPSASVKEVLTTFAEKGFMRCPVVENGKIIGLITAKTIARWLVNSSGIIDNTPVSQLLNYIDDDDYCIVSENTDVVSLIGLFNNSVRNGAYLQAALVTQKGKPDSLLVGIITPSDFPSIIGQLKVKH
- a CDS encoding YfcC family protein translates to MEQEKKKSEFPHTYVIIFALIVFAAVLTWFVPGGEFAREVKNVNGIDREVIVPGSFHQVDNQPQTWQVFTSIFQGMKRTYDIIFYILMIGGAFWLLNESKALDVAILSFLNFTKRIERFKPLKVIGVDNLVITLIMICFSFFGAVIGMSEETIAFVVIFVPLAISMGYDSIVGISLCFLGAGLGFASALLNPFTIGIAQGLSGIQLFSGIEYRFVIWLVINTIGIGYVIWYARRIKKNPKLSPVYEIDEYWRHKAAHEENGTKSKPGKSAWATFIGLAVVFAIFSYYYPISHLVVGQSIISVPIIPIATVVWILVGILALRHSVQLFIVNILLFTILFLIVGVMGYGWYIKEIATLFLVMGLLAGIAFGKNANDLARSFIAGAKDIMSAALVVGLASGIVVILEQGRIIDSLLNYSAEAMMGYGKVTSIAIMYVFYNLLNLIIASGSAKAALTIPLMSQFSDLIGISRQTTVTVYQLGGGFTNLITPTSGVMVGVLSIARIPYNKWFRWFLPLMIILIITGFLLLLPTLFVPLSGF